From one Brachypodium distachyon strain Bd21 chromosome 4, Brachypodium_distachyon_v3.0, whole genome shotgun sequence genomic stretch:
- the LOC100822681 gene encoding uncharacterized protein LOC100822681 isoform X4, with product MSCHQRSASLPSIPHSTESKVDVELQGLKGCISSPSVTVDTMHDGLRRLRDIYVCIEEVMSLPSNQVGLSLPLQRKMVEEELDRSLVLVDLCNAMQENLAELKMSMQELQLALKRGDDASIQLKIESFVRLTKKVQKPFKKITASKATGEDCRMVRLLAEAREMAIFLLESASRVLPKQIEVTNGSRWSLVSKRFHKRRVVCEEARLQVLERSMADLENGIESLFRRLIQSRVSLLNILSS from the coding sequence ATGTCTTGCCATCAAAGGTCCGCAAGTTTGCCTTCGATTCCTCACTCCACTGAATCCAAAGTGGACGTGGAGCTACAGGGCCTGAAAGGATGCATCTCTTCGCCTTCGGTGACCGTAGACACGATGCACGATGGTCTGAGGAGGCTCAGGGACATCTACGTCTGCATAGAGGAGGTCATGAGCTTGCCCAGCAACCAAGTTGGCCTCTCCTTGCCCCTCCAAAGGAAAATGGTCGAGGAAGAGCTTGACAGGTCACTTGTACTCGTTGACCTCTGCAATGCCATGCAAGAGAACTTAGCAGAGCTGAAGATGAGCATGCAGGAACTGCAGCTTGCCCTCAAGAGAGGAGACGATGCGTCCATTCAGCTCAAGATCGAGTCTTTTGTTCGCCTTACAAAGAAGGTGCAAAAGCCTTTCAAGAAGATCACAGCCAGTAAAGCTACAGGCGAAGACTGTAGGATGGTCAGGCTACTGGCAGAAGCAAGAGAGATGGCCATCTTTCTGCTCGAGTCCGCGTCGCGCGTCTTACCGAAGCAAATTGAGGTCACCAACGGAAGCAGATGGTCACTTGTCTCCAAGAGGTTCCATAAAAGAAGGGTTGTCTGCGAGGAGGCGCGGTTGCAAGTGCTGGAGCGCAGCATGGCAGATCTTGAGAACGGCATTGAGTCCCTGTTCAGGAGGTTGATCCAGAGCAGGGTTTCACTCCTGAACATTCTTAGCTCATAG
- the LOC100836488 gene encoding uncharacterized protein LOC100836488, with product MDLVCEECGDSGIRDALLPCVGCKETARHRYCLDKVVLDPSVVEWWCNDCLPKQNEATLEDVANQRQLRNTHLGPPMISESNMKKKKVTKARGPRRTITVGRRKDHIDARTKHILSGDISKWGHSTNKLLEKRSDSSDARSEHALNSCEMSIGEMSNGNDSEETSEVKNGHLVCAAERIDGSSHLALEHASKIEEANNLQKPMGDLELKRPDLSNFMDGCFSSSKYVEDSVPGGGNGDSFSRTNDVQQSCPVIAAKSHPTSANMEQADGMVVSVEKLQPFKAVKGSNKTVLPSDSPNHSKLMQGSNWKTRNVDALNPFRGCLYSWSKVAKRSRRYELGNPAVEEDNAETTKCSADEVTAGPRMEKHGGSNSSMAKGNSDEGNRRSDGLLLSTKDKMQVQLSGEAHSICDEHSDRVNSPNVISEISDPTSAHGDQVARNLESNAGKTSSPAGRKAICKQVLEEEAVNSDPLSSKYLSPCESTKVNPRKRKQLKSYTPEETENQKSRDVKHKNVGAAGSKSGKLAGLRTDSQSLPRKDSGSHDKVAEHSEMGKDKKKDRSLLKENGLKNQGIYIEKNREALLLRNLDHQSSKNHEQVKKQRSKGGNTVETSAASRSSKNHKQGKQRSKGENGDGNSAVRNIDAGCAENNASQLPLQTAITEDRCGLSRTPLVSEYICAHPVDKPNWSGIMKIEGDYIPLAAHLSTKAGMKVQEQSRSLPPILKVTKLSTSRSCPNPWEGSTPTADSIDFYFFSGDIRPNKELDQLVKHVADSGCVLEAVVGLAKLFLFPSVVLPGEYQMFEEKYYLWGVFQSKKEKRKRLAPAEQGCTAHAVEKKHVQKQHLSYQAHKVPCRDTMDQEMPLVNGVMHSKNQPLLVET from the exons ATATTGCTTGGATAAGGTAGTTTTGGATCCATCGGTAGTAGAGTGGTGGTGTAATGACTGCCTGCCAAAACAAAACGAAGCAACACTGGAAGACGTGGCTAATCAAAGGCAACTAAGGAACACCCATTTGGGGCCTCCTATGATTAGTGAATCAaatatgaagaaaaagaaggtaacCAAGGCAAGGGGACCTCGTAGAACTATAACTgttggaagaagaaaagatcaCATTGATGCAAGGACTAAACATATCTTGAGTGGAGACATATCCAAGTGGGGACATAGTACAAATAAGTTGCTTGAGAAAAGAAGTGATAGTAGTGATGCAAGGAGTGAACATGCATTAAATTCTTGTGAAATGTCTATCGGGGAAATGTCAAACGGCAATGATAGTGAGGAGACTTCGGAAGTTAAAAATGGACACTTAGTTTGTGCAGCGGAAAGAATTGATGGTTCAAGTCATTTGGCTTTGGAGCATGCTTCAAAAATTGAAGAAGCTAACAATTTGCAAAAGCCAATGGGTGATCTTGAACTTAAGCGGCCGGATCTCTCGAATTTTATGGATGGTTGCTTTTCTTCGTCGAAGTATGTTGAGGATTCCGTTCCCGGAGGAGGAAATGGTGATTCATTTTCTCGAACTAATGATGTCCAACAATCATGTCCAGTGATTGCGGCTAAGTCTCATCCTACATCGGCAAACATGGAGCAAGCGGATGGTATGGTAGTAAGCGTGGAGAAACTTCAACCTTTCAAGGCAGTTAAAGGATCTAACAAGACTGTTCTACCATCAGATTCACCAAATCATTCAAAGTTGATGCAAGGATCAAATTGGAAGACAAGGAATGTGGATGCCTTGAATCCTTTCAGAGGGTGTTTATACTCATGGTCAAAGGTTGCGAAACGATCACGTCGCTATGAACTAGGTAATCCGGCTGTTGAGGAAGACAATGCTGAAACAACAAAGTGCTCGGCAGACGAGGTAACCGCCGGTCCTAGAATGGAGAAGCACGGGGGATCAAACTCCTCAATGGCAAAAGGCAACTCAGATGAAGGAAATAGGAGATCAGATGGGCTTTTATTGAGCACAAAAGACAAGATGCAAGTGCAATTGAGTGGTGAAGCTCATTCTATTTGCGATGAACATAGTGATAGAGTTAACTCTCCCAATGTAATAAGTGAAATCTCAGATCCTACATCTGCACATGGTGACCAAGTTGCAAGGAACCTAGAAAGTAATGCAGGAAAGACTTCGTCTCCTGCTGGCAGAAAGGCGATTTGTAAGCAGGTATTGGAAGAGGAAGCAGTTAACAGTGATCCATTGTCTTCCAAATATCTTAGTCCATGTGAGTCAACAAAAGTTAACCCTAGAAAGCGTAAACAATTAAAAAGTTACACTCCAGAGGAAACTGAGAATCAGAAATCCAGAGATGTAAAGCACAAAAATGTTGGTGCTGCTGGGTCAAAAAGTGGTAAGCTAGCAGGATTACGGACAGATAGTCAGAGCTTGCCCAGGAAAGACAGTGGTAGTCATGATAAGGTCGCTGAGCACTCGGAGATGGGAAAAGATAAGAAAAAGGACAGGTCATTGCTGAAGGAAAATGGTTTGAAGAACCAAGGAATATACATAGAGAAAAACAGAGAAGCTTTGTTATTGCGAAATTTGGATCATCAATCTTCAAAGAATCATGAGCAGGTGAAGAAGCAGAGAAGCAAAGGGGGAAACACAGTTGAAACTTCAGCTGCAAGTcgatcctcaaagaatcataAGCAAGGGAAGCAGAGAAGCAAAGGGGAAAATGGAGATGGCAATTCAGCTGTAAGAAACATCGATGCTGGATGTGCTGAGAATAATGCTTCACAGTTACCATTGCAAACTGCAATCACAGAGGATCGATGTGGCCTATCCAGGACGCCACTCGTTTCAGAATATATCTGTGCACACCCCGTTGATAAACCTAATTGGAG TGGAATTATGAAGATTGAAGGGGACTATATTCCATTGGCTGCACACCTGTCAACCAAAGCAGGCATGAAGGTGCAGGAACAGTCAAGATCATTGCCACCAATTTTGAAAGTGACAAAGCTTTCTACGTCAAGATCCTGTCCAAATCCCTGGGAGGGCTCGACACCTACCGCTGACAGTATTGACTTCTATTTCTTTTCGGGTGATATAAG ACCAAATAAAGAGCTGGATCAACTAGTGAAGCATGTCGCTGATAGTGGTTGTGTTCTAGAAGCTGTTGTTGGTTTGGCTAAGTTGTTCCTCTTCCCTTCTGTTGTACTACCAGGGGAATACCAGA TGTTTGAAGAGAAATACTATCTCTGGGGAGTGTTCCAGTccaaaaaagagaagagaaaaagattAGCTCCAGCAGAACAAGGTTGTACTGCGCATGCTGTGGAGAAAAAACATGTCCAGAAACAGCATCTCTCGTACCAGGCACACAAGGTGCCGTGCCGCGACACCATGGACCAAGAAATGCCTCTTGTGAATGGAGTCATGCATTCCAAGAATCAACCCTTGCTAGTGGAGACATAG
- the LOC100845540 gene encoding uncharacterized protein LOC100845540, with translation MSCHQRSASLPSSPDSTESKVEVEMQALKGCISSPLVTIDTMRDGLRRLGDIYGCIEEVMSLPSNQVGLSLPWQRKMVEEELDRSLVLVDLCNAMQDYLAELKMSLQELQLALKRGQEAAVQFKIESFVRLAKKAQKPFKKITARKTTAEGCRMVRLLAEAREMAVSLLESASRLLLKQIEVTNRSGWFLVSQRLQKRRVVCEEARLQTLERSVADIESGIESLFRRLIQSRVSLLNILSS, from the coding sequence ATGTCTTGCCATCAAAGGTCCGCCAGTCTGCCTTCGAGTCCTGACTCCACTGAATCCAAAGTGGAGGTGGAGATGCAGGCCCTGAAAGGATGCATCTCCTCGCCTTTGGTGACCATCGACACGATGCGCGATGGTCTAAGGAGGCTCGGAGACATCTACGGCTGCATAGAGGAGGTCATGAGCTTGCCCAGCAACCAAGTTGGCCTCTCCTTGCCGTGGCAAAGGAAAATGGTCGAGGAAGAGCTTGACAGGTCACTTGTGCTCGTTGATCTCTGCAATGCCATGCAAGACTACTTAGCAGAGCTGAAGATGAGCCTCCAGGAACTGCAGCTTGCCCTCAAGAGAGGACAAGAAGCGGCTGTTCAGTTCAAGATCGAGTCTTTTGTTCGCCTCGCAAAGAAGGCGCAAAAGCCTTTCAAAAAGATCACTGCCAGAAAAACTACCGCTGAAGGTTGCAGGATGGTCAGGCTACTGGCAGAAGCAAGAGAGATGGCCGTCTCTCTGCTCGAATCCGCATCGCGCCTCTTACTGAAGCAAATTGAGGTCACCAACAGAAGCGGATGGTTCCTTGTCTCCCAGAGGTTACAGAAAAGAAGGGTTGTCTGCGAGGAGGCGCGGTTGCAAACGCTGGAGCGCAGCGTGGCAGATATTGAGAGCGGCATTGAGTCCCTGTTCAGGAGGTTGATCCAGAGCAGGGTTTCACTACTGAACATTCTTAGCTCATAG